The genomic stretch GGGGCCCCCACATGCCTCTCTGAGCTGCCTGTATCAAATGGCAAACATAGCCAAACCACGCTGCAGCCTGTCTGCGCTCTCGCTCAGGGCTAAATACCTTTTGCCAAGTTGCTTTACTGCAGTCTCAAGTCTTTGCTCCCCAGAATAGCAGCTCAGAGTTCACTTAACCAAGGAAAATTTTTTGCCTTGAATTTTCCTCTGGGgtagtttgcttttatttccaaatgtttctgttcttcatttaCTGCAATTTATTTGGAATTAAATAAAtggataattttcttttaatctccCAGACTATTTTAGGCACAGGCTGTGAGTCTATGGAGATGGCTCCAGACTCACTGTACTGCATACGCTACTGGTCTATGTAAGGTATTACCTAACACTCTTCCAGAACTTTCCAACAGGGTTGCATATTCTTCTGTTACTTATTTCCCACTGCTTGCTGACATCAGGAGGTCAGGACAGGGGCATACAGCAAGCAAGGTCTCCAGCTCGCCTCTGGCTGCACGCTGGGATGTGTGATCTCTCCGGACAGCAAGCACCCAAAGGCCAGTAGCTGGGCCTTCACGTCAGGATTCACCCAAAAGTCAGATTCTCATTGCCAGCTTTTAAACAAAGCTTGTTACGGAAAACATGGCCACACTTCCCTCCAAGACTGGCTctcagcagggagctgggcactTCACCTGCCTCCCTGCAGCATGCTCACCCTGTCACTACCACTTTTCTGATGGGTAATGCTCACCCCCTGACAGCCAGCTCAGAGCTTCCTTTCAGAAGTTATAGCTCTATCAACTGCTGCTGGCTTAATAAAGTCATCAAGGCCTCAGTTCTCAGTACTTTCTGGTTGTTTTCTTCTAGCCTTTCTCTCACCTTGACACTTGCATGCACCTCCAGGGATCATTCATACAGCATGTGTCTCTCTGATTAACGTTAATACCTCTCGGTGTGAAAACTAAGTACTAAAAAAGAGGTTGTGACTCAGATGTGCAGTAACATTTTAAGTCCTCTGCTGATCACTTAGTGTCAGACCTGCTCTTAAATTTTCCATTGCCAACTGTGCAGATCAAGTGCAACATTATCTATTTCTCCAACTCCTTTTCCAGCACTAGACAGAACCAGCTCAGCACTCTCCATTAATCTGCAGTGTTTGCCTCTCCCATCACAACTTAATTCTTTTACCTGAACCCTGATTTAATGACTCCTTTGTTCCCTCTATTTGTCCAGCTTCTTAATGTGCTGACCTGGCTTGGGGTTTGTTTACTATACCCAACTGGAATATTTTGCATGCTTATACAAAGACAAATAAAGATCAATATCCTCATTGATTAGCCCTAGGTCATCAGGTAagtcagtaagaaaaaaaattgtgtgttCTACTTCATTTGCTTAAATCAGCAGTACAGTTCAAATAATAAAACAGTGCTGCAATGACACCGCAGTAGAAACTCTGAAATCcacctgaaatgctgcttttgtttcacatATTACTTGTAAAACCCTGTGTCCAAATGTGAAAGAGAAGACGACACAACAGGATTGCTAACTACACTGGGTAAACCTGGATGGGATAGTCCCATTTTAATCTGCATCTCTAAAGTAATAAAATTTGGTAACAGCCCCTATTATCTGGGACGAAGGACAAGGATGTTCCAGGTAATGCAGACAccatttttttgtaattaaattatCTCATGTGGTTATCCCAAGATTAAAATTAACTAGTGCTTCTTGTAACACACTTGCAGGGAACTGCTGGTGCAGGAGGAAGTTCCTGTCACAGCTGACATGGCTCAAGCCAAGAAGTGTCTACAATTCCACTAATAAACTGAGTAAGCTTAAGTGCTTCAAGTACCTTGTGGTAGGTGGGGCAGGGGGCACTAAACCACTCAGACTTCACACATAAGGTGTTCAGACCATTTGTAAAGGACCTGTCTTGAATCACTGCTGCCCAAGTGACTGACTAACACTAAAAACATTCTTGAGGCCACTAATTTTATCTAAGTATGACCAGtgattatttcttcctctttcctgcaCAGAAAGATACAAGGAGATACAAAActaacagaggaaaataaacagtaaataGCAACTCCGGTATCTTCCACTATGAGCTCCAGAATCAGACACTCAACTagttattattttgcttttcagaaatataCAAGATCTGGGTTTGTAAAGCTCCTGCTACCTTCATGAAAGCAGCAGACCATCAGACCCTGTACAAAGAATCACTTTTTGTCACAGCTGAGCATGCTTATGTTACTGGTATCAGAGAAAGTCTTGATAActtttaatacaaatttttttaCTGAATAAAATGTACCTGAATATAATGTTATAATATGGTCCATCACTGTGGAGTGATGCACAAAAGAGCCATCTGTCTGTTCTGTGTTCCAGCCTTCAGTTTATTCTGTCTACATGCATTACACCATGGCTTGTATCACTTTTCCAAGGGAAACAGTAGCACTAGGAAAACATAAAAGCTACACTTTCAAATGATGATGGCCAAACCTAGGTCATTCACTTCTATAGAGATGATCCCAGGATCTGTTTGAAGTCTTTTTACTGAGCACTAGAGAAAATACTCATAGTGTATCACTTAGTAACCTCCTCTTGTCTTACCCCTCaatttttcatttgcatatgATGTGTTCTATTTcaacatttaatttctgttcctAGCCCTAGCTGTAGAGAAAATAAGGACCCAAATAAGTTCAACTGAATTTCCAAAGCACTGGTAGACAGCCTACTGATGAGTTGGATGAAACTATCAGAAAAGACCAAACCAGATCTGTTCCAAAAAGTACTATCTCAACCAAGAAACAGCACAGTTAAACATGCACACATAAAGGCTTTTCCTTTTCTACAGGTGTGCCCCAAAACCAGAGCCCAGTGCTTAGTCAGGAAGCTTGATCACTGACAGTTGCAAAGATGAAAGCTGTAATGGTTATCCAAAATCCAGAAAGAGTCGGACTTTAGTCCAGATACACCCAGTCATAGAAAAGTAAAgcattaaaagaataaatatcaTAAACATCTATATGGAAAACAAAACCTAGTACCTAAATGCAACAGCAAgaaccagtaaaaaaaaaaagaacctaaCCTTGCCAAAGACTCTTATTTTGCAAGAGGAAGTCAAAAGATTTAATAAATTTGGAATCAGGACTTTCTTAGCAGTCAATCTCCATTTTAGAGAAATGAGGCAGTGAAAGGCTTATCTAGCATTTAGAGTCTTTACATGAGAGCATGCACTTCAGCTTGAGAAGAAAGGGCCTCAGGTTAAAAACACTGCATAAAGCAATCTTGCTGCAGCTTGGCAAGTATTCTTCATGGCACAACGTAAAATTCCTACCATTCCTGAATCACTGCAGTATTTAGAGAAGATGATTTCAAAACATATTCAAGCAGTAATTCATTTGAACAGTTTCTTATTTCATGAAACAAGTCTCAGAATTGAGCACTAGGTGAAGAGTAAGGTATTCTGGCAGAGGCTTGTAGTGTGGAAAGTCACCTCAAGAATTTTTCTGTTCCTCACCACAGAAGGTGGAAACAATACTAGTCATCCTGCAGAAGCAAAGGAGTAAGTAAAACTTAATAGATTAGGTAATGAATATAGTTATGTTACTGTGATTTCATTTAATAGTTACTAACAATAGAGAAAATAGTTGCAACAGTCAGCTGTTGTTCCTCAATTCCTGAAACCCAAACCATACTCCTTTAGTAATTGTATCTCCTGCACAGAAACAACAAACCTGTAACTGGAAATGGACTGTATTTGTTATATTTAAGTAGCCCAGTTCTGTTACTCCAGCTCTCTCTTGTGAAAGAAGATTGAGACAGCAAAACTATAGACTCTTTTTTAGGAAGAATGAAGCTCATCCTAGAGTCCTACTCAAAAGGCTTGCCTACAATCCAACAGTACTCCAGCAAAAAGCTTGACAGTACTCCATGTACTCAAATTCTAGCCTCACAAAACAGTTCCTACACACAGCCCTCAAGCAGTAAGTCCTTATACACACAAACCCATTTTTCAATCCCTCAGAGAGAAGCTACAAATAACtccatacatacacacacatttttatttcaataaataaagTCTTACAggctcaggcttttttttttttttttaaatcacatataCAGGACAGAAAAATGCCTTACCAAGTAACATGAATTAAACTACTAACCCTGGGGAGGAATGCATGCCCTCTGTAACACTGAAGACCTTAACTGAAAAGGGATTTCCCATCGGCAGCATGGTAATTTACTTCACAGATTAGACAACTTGAAAGAGATGTGGCCAAAGCAAAGAGAGTGACCCTAAATAGACCACTTGTCTCTACAGAGCCACAACAGTGCAAGGAAAGCCAAGAGCCCAAACATCTCCATTTTCTAGTGTCATTGCTGGATGAATATGTATGTCTTCACATCCTTTGAGCAATACATTCTAACCACAAGTAGAGAGGCTAAGCACAGCAGGTATGCAAAATTATTCCATTGAAGAACAGATATTGGATGACAAGGTAATGTTATATTTCAAGATTTTAAAGTAGCAGATGCTTTTGCATCCCCTTCAGTATGGCAGTGGAACAGATCCCACCTTTTCTCATAGAGGTTTAGTCCAAAAACTTCCTGTTGGCATTAGCACCAAAGAGAGCCACTCTGATTTCTGGCATCATCTGTTGAGAAAGAATACATCCGTTACACACAACGGGCAATACAATTGCTGTACACTCCTCATTGGAGGTGCTGTGTGATAGCTAAACTAAGCTTCAAAATTAAGAAGTCAACTCATCCAAGCTTTCTAAAGCCTTTACCCGATCACACATTGCTGGCTACTCTATAGACTTAAAGGATTGCCTATACTGCAGCATAAGAAAGAGATGCCAGAGCTCATTTTTTCCACTAGGGTATAGGTCTCAGCCAAAGCTTCTAACGCTTAAGCCAGCTTCAGTTATTCAAGTTAGCCTCAGCATTTCAAAATCTTGACTGCGATGTAGTCCTAACAAGTCTTTCTGTATCATCTAGAGCTTTATGTTCATGTTTAATACAGAAGACAACATTCTGAGAAAAGCCGTATTTGTTGTAGACAAGTAGGTAATTGTCATCCATGTTGAAATATGATCCCACACACTATTGTGACAATTAACACATTGGAAATATCAGCATTTAATTATAAGACAAAACTAGTTAATTATATTTTGGTCACCTTGGCTGTTACAGAAACTTACCTGCTGGGCTACAAGGTCCAGCCGACTTTCCAGGGTATTGGAAACCTTAATTTTACCATCACTGTTATATATTTCAACACCTCCAGCACTAGAAAGggggtgagggaaaaaaaaaaaaaaaaatccataggaCATCTCAAAGTCAGAATGAGGCAGAGATATTATCCCAAACCAGCACTTATAGGCAAGTCAGATATGCagaccagatttttaaaaaaataaatgttttttgatCATGTCTCAGTAGGAATCAGCACAAAGTGATCCAGTGAAGCAGCAGTGCAAAGCATCTTTGGAGTTATTGTCAGAGACCACAACTACACAGAAGTGTCCTCATCAGCATGATCTAAATGCAAGCAGAGCTATGGAATTTGTCACTTCAAAACAGCTTCAGactctgtattttattattaatagacAGCTTTCAGATTTTGGTAAGCGAGGAAGAGTGCTAGAAGTGTTGTTTCATGGCCCATAAAGATCACTATCAGAATATACAGCTTTGTGACACGCTCCTTATCATACTACACAGAAATAGAGCCTTGCAGACATGGCAAACAAACTCCATCACGTGATTATCCTGCAGCACCATATGACTCAATTTGCTTCATGTTGAGAAAGCAAGCATGGCTACATCCATATTCTCTCTCTTTAAAAGACCAGTAGTTAAGTTTCCACCTACAGTTATTCTCTACTTCAGTACTGTGAATCAGACTGGAGGTTGCACCAAATTTTTATGGACATTTTTGACTGAGACAGTGCTTGTCTGGAGGAAACTGAAGACTCTATGCTTCATTAACACAAAGAAGTGCTCAATTACACTAAAACAGCAGCAGACACACTGTGGGAATACTCCATACATAATTTTCCAAGACTGCTCTGGTAGGAGTTGTGGCTTGAAAAATTGCATTAAGTCAGTGCTAAGTATAAAAGACTCCCATTTTCCTTACATTTCCTCTGGCAGGAAGTTGTCTTGGTCAATGTGAACATCCACATCCCTTTTTGTGGCATTTTTGTAGATGGGAACGCTCTTCTGTACGGCAGTCTAGGATACAAGATAAACCTCCAATTAGCACTGACAAATGCTACTGCACCACTTGGGTTTGGTCACTCAACCCTTTGTAATAATAAAATGAAGGgattaaagctttttttcccccctcttttttaattaagcaaatgTATTTCAGTATGGCTTCTGAGCCAAaagcaattattattattaacattgTATCAATGTCTAAAGTTTTCTAGGTAATATCCAAGCAAGTAAATGACCTCCAACTTGAAAAGCATACTTGTTCTCTTCCATTGTATCTGCAGCAGAAGTGCAGCCAGCCAAGCTCATTTTCACGTCACACAGATGGGATCTGAGCAGCAAGTATTTGCAGTCAGGTCCCAATCTTCATGAGCAGAATACTGTCAAACTATACTAGGTGTCTTACCTTAACCATAGGGAAATCCTGCTTCCTGCACCGAACAACTATTCTGGGCTCAAGCAGCTGGTAGAATCCCTGCATAAGATAACCATTACAGTATCAGAAAGTCAGCATTTTAATCGTCTTAGAATTATTTAACCCCATGAAAGGAAAGGAGCTGATCACTTTGAAAACCAAAACCTGACAATATTAGCcttttttatttagttatttgcTTGCAAGTTCAACTCATGCCGACATTCTGAGAAGACAGCACCAATTATCTGGGAAATAGCCTACCACTATGGATTATGCGTTTCTTTGTTAGCTTCAAGTTTGGAACTCTAGTGCAACTAAATGTATGCATCATAGGATTGAGTTTCCCAGacaatatacatgtatatataaggATCACTGCTGTCTAAGTAGACTAAGCACGTAGCCATGCTGACATTCTCCTGTGCTGTTCTTGGAGAAGAAATGCAGTAGGTTCGAATGCCTGTTTGAATAACTCCTGCCTTGCAGTTCCTGTAAGAGCAGAATAGAATAGGTTTCGTTCCAGTTAGAATGGACCTACAACAACAGACTATTCCAGATGTGATTACTGATGACTACAGATCCCTTGCTGGATCCAATAGTGAGCTAAGACTGACGTGGCCAACTTGCAAGAATGAGACAGGTTTGTTAGATGTACAGCAATATCAGACCTAGGTGTGACAAAGAAACACCACTGAATCGGAAGCACAAGCTGGTAGGAAACACTGTTAAGAAAATTTTGTCATCAAACTGTGGGCAGGAGCACTCATGGCTGGCTTCTGAGAGTTTATAGTGGCAGGACCAATTCATACCAGAAGGTGGCACTGGTGGTCGCACACGGACCCTAAACAATGCTGGCTTTTCAGCAGTTAACTGCTGGGGCTTGAGGATGGTATTCTGGGTAAGCAAAGCTTTGATTTCTGCTTTGTATGTCTGTCACAGACCCATGCCATACTACAGTAAATTCATCAAAGCCAGGACCTACAAGTCTCAAATgctaaaaagattttaaaagtggGTAACTATGGACTTCTAGGTTTGGAGAAACAGCTTTTGCCAAAGGTGTATTTGATCCAACTAGTTATTACAGAAGCTTAAGGTGTGCATCCTAAATGTGCATGTTACAGTGGTATGTATGCGCATCTGCAATTATTCTTATAATGGAATTGCTGCTTGGTACACCAAGCTTTACACCTCTAAACAAGCTACAACTTTATCTGTTTGGAATCCACGACTGATAGATATAGCAGAAGTGATCACCCAGCAACATTCGATCTAGACTCTAATACGACCGTAACTTCCAGTGGGTTATCTTAGAAGAAAGACACCTAGGAGAGAAGGCTTCGATCATCTATTGtttacaatttaaatatttacctGTAGAACTAGTCCATCCAGCAGTGTCTGATACCTGGCAGTATCCTTCACCACCTTGGCAAGTCTCTGCTTGGCCTCATTCAGCAAATCCTACATTCAGGAGAAATCAGATCAGCAAAGCCCATCTGTTTGGCATTTGGTTTCATGCCTACCAACTTTCTGTACTCCTATTATAGCTATCACACCCTGCCAACACGTAAACGTACATTCCAGCTGGTGTTCATCCAAGCTAACCTTCTTCTCTCTGTACATGGCACAATATCCTTCCCAAACAGCTCTCTTCTCCCTGCCCTGATCTGAACCCATTATAACCTGATAATAATtcctttttcatgaaaaaaggagACCTCAGTAGTAAAAGGCTAGTACTTACAATATTAATTCAGACAAACTAAGTATGTTGTAAAACACTGCCTAATGTTAACTAACAAATTTGcccaaataacattttttaagttTTGTGGTCAAGCAAAGAAATCTAATCTATCCTTTTATCAAACAATATTCAGGTTAGGTATTTTTTAATTGTAAGCAAATACAAGTCAAAATTTAAAAGcaagggtttatttttaatttgaagtaGCTGGCTTTGATTATCTTTATTCAGGAAATCAGTCTTAGGTGGGATTGAACTTTTAAGAAATTTGAGTCACAGTTCTTAGAACTGAACCATCGTAATTACTTCAGATAAAGAAATTGTATGACTTGGTATAAACCTTTCCTTACTGTCCTGCCTCGTAGTGTTTAAAAGGAGAGTGCATGTTAACACAATCAGTACTGGGATGTAAGACTATCACAATTTAATGTCAAGGTCGAAACTAGTTATACTGTCTACACAAGAGTAACATAGCATTTCTGGAACTGCTCATCTCTCTTGTTCATGAAAGAGGCCAAATATCTGGTAAGAGAAGAAAGCTAGCAGCATGTgactttaaatgttttaaaatgaggAAGAGTGTTGTGCATTACTCAGAAGCATGAGGTTGAGTCAGCTGATAAATGAGGAAGAGATTACCCAGCAGAGACTATCACAATAGAGTTAGCTCTTTAGCcacccaccttcctcctctctgTGAATACAATCTAAAGTTTGAAACTAGGTTTAAGGAATCAATAAACTGGTGGTTTTCTTCTGCTAGCTTTCCTTTTTTCATGGTATCATCAACTTGAACATTatccaattttttatttttgacttcTAGTGGTCTCAGCTTTTCCAATAGCTCAACAGCACCATCTAGCAGAACATGGAACACCCAAACTCTGTTTCTGAGACAGAGATAATAGGAAACCTGCAAGCTGTACAATGAGCAGAATGAGAATACACTACACGTGGTGCAAGACAAACATAGTATTTCTGAACTAAGACTAAATGTAGCCTGCTCTGATAAACGATCACTCACCCTATATGTCAACACACAGACTGGTCACCTACAAGAACAAGAAGTAAACCTTTCCTTATACTAGGGGCCActaaaagacacagaaaaaccTGGTTAATGGTGTTTTAAGCCTACTTGCTTAAGCTGTGCCAGCTTTAATGCATAAATCTTGCTTACGGCAAACAGAACTTCAAAGTTTTACCAACCATGCAAGAGTTTCTGCTCTTTAAACAAATAAGCTACTGTACAAATGATAGATACAAAGGATAGATTAGATAGTCTGCAATGTTTCTGGCAGAGAACTGTATTTCCCTAAAAGAGCAGGTAATAGAAACCGTGAAAATAAGCTAAAGCATACTAGCAAAGCTGGACTTGATGACTTTTCAGAGCAGCTGGGAAAGCCAACTGCTTTGTATGTTGAAGCAAACGTCACTCAATCACAAATCATAGTTTTCTTTAGAGAATGGTTAAGAACATTTCCTAACAGACAGCAGAAACAGAGCCTCTGTGTCTTTACTACAGAGATACTCACTGCAATAAGGTCATCCCTTGCCTTGAGGACCTTCAGCCTTGCTTGATTCATCAGGTTGGACATCTGTCTGCAAGTCGCATGATAAAGCTGAATCAATCCATCAGATTGACAGAGGAAATGCAACATTTAACTGTATACATTTAAAGATGCTACAACATTTAAGAACAAAGCCTGTTGACCTATATAAATCTGTTTCTCAGCTTGCACAAACGATTACAACACAGAACCCCATCCTTCAGTAAAGACCCACCAAAACTGAACCTGGAGTGATCATTTTGTCCCAGAGTAACAGACCAGAGTAGAGTTCTGGACATAAACTACATAAAGAAATATGAAAGACTTTTTCACCACACTAACAGTTATATTATTGCAGCTCACTTTTGATAATTTCTCTCcaggaaaaacaagaaataattaCAACTAAATATATTGGCTACAATTTACCTATTTGCCAGGGAAAACCAGTTTTGTATAAAATTAGCAATAAAATGAAAGCTCGGGCTCCGAAGTCAACCACCTAACCTAAGCaacttacattttcttttgctgttcaatttgtttttccttcttttcataaTACTCCATGATTTTAAGCCTCTGTGTCTGAACAAGGCGACCCTTCTCAATGTTGAATTCTTCTTCTGCCTatagtaaaaattaaataactgaatTGGAAATTGGTTAcacaggctgaaaaaaacagaatcaaaatGAAATAGGCACACTTTCAGAGCACATTCATAGATAGGCTCCTAGACTTATCATCCTATGATTCAATTTATGCTTCCATGTAAGCAACACATTTCAAGCAGTACTCAAGTCAAAGGGAGTTCAGTATGTGTTCTACTGAACTAGAACCTTGCTAACTAAGATAGAGCTTATTTTTATCGACTGACACGTTTCCTTGCAGTATTTATTCCTCAGGCACAAAATTACCAAATTTATATATTACATACTATTAAGAAAAACTCATTTTATCTGACCTTCATGTCTAATTTGTTTTTGTAGAATCAGTCTCTTCTCTGGCTGCAAGAGATTCTACCTAAAACAAGCTACCCAGCCCTCAATATCCACAAACTTCATTACTTTATGCAATCCATACACAAGGAGAGTAACAGTActgctatttcttttttacaAACCCTAGCCAGACAGCATGTGAAAACACATGGCAAATTTTCCTATTTATACCCGAGAATCCAATCTCAACTTTTGACTTCTGTTTGCAGATCATCAGGAACACCTGCTATAGTATTGATTAAATATTTGTGTAGATCTAAATGTTTAAGGGAGATTAAATACGAGTAATTCATATGTCATGTCCAATACCAACAAGATATTTTGGTATTGGTATAATGCAATTGTTAAGGTCGTAGGACACCATTAATCATTCTTTAGTAAACATCCATTTTCTATCACCAGGTTAATATTAACTCAGTCTCTTGTGGCTTAGCCTAAGTGAAGAATTCTGAAGTTATTCAAGTCATGCCTTAAATGTAAATTTATGTTTTAGTTCCCCAGGATGCCTACTAAATCACATCGAGAATTAAGTCTGCAGGTGGCTACACAGGTTTAAGTACAGTTAACAACCTGCTTACAAACTTTCACCAACATAATTCAACTGGTTTAACCTTCATCTTGTAACATTTTGGCACATGTATGAATACGTGTGCAAGATCACTAGCATTTACTGCTAGTGTTTCTGCCTGACATGCTATGGAAGCCAAGCAACAGTTAAAATTAAACCTTCTGGTAATAGCTTGTTATGACAAACCTTAGCAGAATTCATAATTATGCAAAGAACTCCTGTAATCCTCAATGATGTCAAGTTGTGATAGGAGGTGGGGGAAGTTGTTCCACTTAATCCAGTCTATTCACATTACCACTCAGCTCTCctgactgcttaaaaaaaaaaaagagtgcactTGCATAcgaataaatatatatttaagaacCACTAAGAAAAGTTTGACCAAAAACTATGCCCGACTTGTTTTCATTTGTCAAAAGTTAATAAATATTAACTTTACTTGGTAACATCATTTTTCCTATGTATTAACT from Athene noctua chromosome 3, bAthNoc1.hap1.1, whole genome shotgun sequence encodes the following:
- the ATP6V1E1 gene encoding V-type proton ATPase subunit E 1 isoform X1 → MALSDADVQKQIKHMMAFIEQEANEKAEEIDAKAEEEFNIEKGRLVQTQRLKIMEYYEKKEKQIEQQKKIQMSNLMNQARLKVLKARDDLIADLLNEAKQRLAKVVKDTARYQTLLDGLVLQGFYQLLEPRIVVRCRKQDFPMVKTAVQKSVPIYKNATKRDVDVHIDQDNFLPEEIAGGVEIYNSDGKIKVSNTLESRLDLVAQQMMPEIRVALFGANANRKFLD
- the ATP6V1E1 gene encoding V-type proton ATPase subunit E 1 isoform X2, with product MMAFIEQEANEKAEEIDAKAEEEFNIEKGRLVQTQRLKIMEYYEKKEKQIEQQKKIQMSNLMNQARLKVLKARDDLIADLLNEAKQRLAKVVKDTARYQTLLDGLVLQGFYQLLEPRIVVRCRKQDFPMVKTAVQKSVPIYKNATKRDVDVHIDQDNFLPEEIAGGVEIYNSDGKIKVSNTLESRLDLVAQQMMPEIRVALFGANANRKFLD
- the ATP6V1E1 gene encoding V-type proton ATPase subunit E 1 isoform X4 encodes the protein MALSDADVQKQIKHMMAFIEQEANEKAEEIDAKAEEEFNIEKGRLVQTQRLKIMEYYEKKEKQIEQQKKIQMSNLMNQARLKVLKARDDLIAGFYQLLEPRIVVRCRKQDFPMVKTAVQKSVPIYKNATKRDVDVHIDQDNFLPEEIAGGVEIYNSDGKIKVSNTLESRLDLVAQQMMPEIRVALFGANANRKFLD
- the ATP6V1E1 gene encoding V-type proton ATPase subunit E 1 isoform X3, with product MALSDADVQKQAEEEFNIEKGRLVQTQRLKIMEYYEKKEKQIEQQKKIQMSNLMNQARLKVLKARDDLIADLLNEAKQRLAKVVKDTARYQTLLDGLVLQGFYQLLEPRIVVRCRKQDFPMVKTAVQKSVPIYKNATKRDVDVHIDQDNFLPEEIAGGVEIYNSDGKIKVSNTLESRLDLVAQQMMPEIRVALFGANANRKFLD